A stretch of DNA from Synergistaceae bacterium:
GAGAATAAAATTTTTCTTGACATTGACTCTATACTTAACGAGGCTTATAAATTTTTTGAGAGGTGAGTAAATTTTTATGATGGCAATGACAAAAGAAGCTGAAGATTTCTTAATATTATGTGCACACGGAAAACGCAAGGACTTAGAGAAGGCTTTATCTATGGGAGCAAACCCTAACGAAGTATTTTATCCTGCTGACGGCCTGCGAAAAAATGCGCTTGATATTGCTGTCTCAATGAATAACACTGACGCGGCAGAAGTCTTAATACAACACGGGGCAAATCCAAATTTTCAGGATTACAACGGCAGAACAGCTTTAATGTATGCGGTTTTAGTAAGTTCCGAAATGGTCGAGACTTTATTAAATAACGGCGCAGATCCTAATATTCAAGACATGATTGGGCGCACACCGTTAATAATGGCCGTATCAGGTCGCGACATAGTAGTACAAGATTTCTTTGCGTCATTAATCAGGACAGGAGGACTCCGCGCAGAAGATAGCGACAAATGGACTCTGACAGCGTTTA
This window harbors:
- a CDS encoding ankyrin repeat domain-containing protein, encoding MMAMTKEAEDFLILCAHGKRKDLEKALSMGANPNEVFYPADGLRKNALDIAVSMNNTDAAEVLIQHGANPNFQDYNGRTALMYAVLVSSEMVETLLNNGADPNIQDMIGRTPLIMAVSGRDIVVQDFFASLIRTGGLRAEDSDKWTLTAFMYAAICRNLQIESIKILLEHGANASLCDNKGMNARTYAMASDDDEIFMMLMGY